One Leptospira andrefontaineae genomic window, AATATATCTCCGTAATATCCAATCCTAGCTGTGGTGAGTTTATTATCAGAGTAATAGAAATTAGTTATGGAATTTTCTGCTAAAAAGCTCGCTCCTCCGCTTTTATTTAAATCATTCTGAGCTTCTCCTGCTCCCAACACAGCAGCAGAGACAAGAATATTACTTTTAAAAAAGCCTGCTCCGTGACGGATTCCCATTCCCCATTCGAAACCAACTCCTCGATAAGTGGGATTCGCGGTGGGATTATAATGAGTGTCTTTCCCTTGACCATTAATTCGGTTTAATTGTAATGCGTTTTCCATTACTAATGCGTTTCTTGTGGTAGCAGAAGTTATTGAATCTGCTGTCACTTTAAAATAAGTGGAACGTCGTTTCTCTGTTGCGGATGGATTTTGGTCTAGCGGGGCGGGAGTTTCCGTCTGTGCGAAAATCTCCGAATAAGAAAGGACAATCAATAGAATCCCTAAAATTTTTTTTACCATTTATTTCCTGCGGCAGTAAAATTCGGAATATCTTGGACGAAATATCCTCAAATTTGCCTTATATTTTTATAATTATTCGTAAATTTGGAAATACGGACAATAAAGACAAGTATTTCTCTAGTAATTGCGGTGGAATTTTGATTCACTTTACGTTAGGAGCCTTTGTTAAGAATAAATCCCTCCCTTTAGGAATATAAACAAGTCTAACGTAATACAAAAATGAAAGTCCTCGCAGTCTCCGGAAGTTTAAGAAAAGGTTCTTCCAATACAGCCTTATTACTCGCAGCAAAAAGGATCGCAAAAGATTCTTTGCAAATTACACTCGCCGATCCATTAGATAGGATCCCTCACTTTAATCCGGACCTAGATACGGATTCTCCTCCTAAAGAAGTTACTACATGGAGAAGGGAATTGAAAGAAGCAGACGCCATCCTTTTTTCTAGTCCCGAATATGCATTTGCAATCCCAGGTGTTTTGAAGAATGCACTCGATTGGATCGTATCCAGTGCAGAACTTTATGGAAAGCCTGTCGGACTGATCAATGCATCTCCAGGTTACGGTGGAGCTTCCAAGGCACAGGAGGCTTTTTTACATTTATTGAATGTACTCACAGTTAAGATAAATGATGGCTGTGTCTTAAGTATTCCATCTGTTAATAAAAAAGTGGATCCGGAAGGTAATATCATGGATGAACAAACGGAGAAGGAACTCAAAAGCTGCTTAGAAAGTTTGGAACGTTTGATCCAAGATTCTAAACTCTCCTGAATTATTATGGATTCGCGTTGTATAAATATCCCTAAAAGGATGTAAAATCATTAGAAAAGGGGAGAAAAGTCCATAAAACTCTGTTTTATTGTTATA contains:
- a CDS encoding NADPH-dependent FMN reductase, which codes for MKVLAVSGSLRKGSSNTALLLAAKRIAKDSLQITLADPLDRIPHFNPDLDTDSPPKEVTTWRRELKEADAILFSSPEYAFAIPGVLKNALDWIVSSAELYGKPVGLINASPGYGGASKAQEAFLHLLNVLTVKINDGCVLSIPSVNKKVDPEGNIMDEQTEKELKSCLESLERLIQDSKLS